In Pseudomonas coleopterorum, the genomic window CATCGTACGTGCCCGATTCGCGCAGTGGCGGTGTCACCCGCGCGGGGGGCGCGGTCGCGGCCCACAGTGAAGGCACGTCGATCATGGCTGGCTCCGCGTGCTGGTGGTCGGATGCAACACCCGGCGCAGGAAATCCTGGGTACGCGGATGTTGCGGATTGCCCAGCACTTCTTCGGCCGGTCCGGTTTCCACCAGGTAATCACCGTGCAGAAAGCACACGCGGTCGGAGACTTCCCGGGCAAAGCCCATCTCGTGGGTGACGACGATCATGGTCATGCCCTCGTCGGCCAAGGTGCGCATCACCTGCAGCACATCGCCCACCAACTCCGGGTCCAGCGCCGAGGTCGGTTCATCGAACAGCATCGCCTCGGGCTTCATCGCCAGCGCGCGGGCAATCGCCACGCGTTGCTGCTGGCCACCGGACAACTGTTCTGGATAGGCATCGGCCTTCTCCGCCAGTCCGACCTTGTCGAGCAACGCCAGTGCCTCGCGGCGCACCTGCGCGGCCGGCTCGTTTTTCACGTAGAGCGGCCCCTCCATCACGTTTTCCAACACCGTGCGATGGGGGAACAGATTGAAGCGCTGGAACACCATGCCCATGCGGCTGCGCAAGGTATGCACCGTCTTGCTGCCGCGCTGCACGGTTTCGCCGAAGGCCAGGATCGAGCCGCCTTCATAGGTTTCCAGCGCATTGATGCAGCGCAGCAAGGTCGACTTGCCCGACCCCGACGGGCCGATCAGGCACACCACTTCGCCTTTCTGCACCTGCAGATCCACCCCGTGCAGCACGCGGTGGTCGCCATAGTTCTTCTGCAGTCCACTGATCTGGATCATGCCTTTTTCCTCCGGCTCAGACGCTGCTCCATGCGCCGCAACCCGTACACCAGCGGCAGGCTCATCAGCAGGTACAGCAAGGCCACCAGGGTGTAGACGGTCATGTTCTGGAAAGTCGACGAGGCGATGAGCTGGCCCTGGCGGGTCATTTCAGCCACGGTGATGGTCGACACCAGCGACGAGTCCTTGAGCATCATTACCAGCGTGTTGCCGTAGGGCGGCAGCGCGATGCGAAACGCCTGGGGCAGGATCACCCGGCGCATCATCATGAACGAACGCATGCCCAAGGCTTCCGACGCCTCGCGCTGGCCCTGGTCCACGGCAATGATGCCGGTGCGAAAGTTCTCCGCCTGATAGGCCGAGTAGGCGATGCCCATGCCGATCACCCCGGCCTGGAAGGCCGTCAGGTGAATGCCCATGTCCGGCAGCACGAAATAGATGTAGAACAGCTGCACGATGATCGGCAGCCCACGGATCACGTTGATCACCGTGCTCGCCGCCCACGACAGCGCGCGGATCGACGACAGCTTGAGCAGCGCCAGCACCAGCCCGATGGCGCTGCTGAGCAGGAACGACAGCACCGTGATCTGGATGGTCACCCACGCGCCCTGAAGCAGAATCGGCAGGAAGTCCTGCGCGTTCTGCAAGAAGTCAGCAAGCTTCATGGTCGCTCCTCAGCCTACACGCCCCACTTCTGCACAATGCCCTGCAGCGTACCGTTGGCCTTGATGGTGTCGATGGCCTTGTTCAGGCGCTCCAGGGTTTCGCTGTCACCCTTGCGCACCACGAAGCACACATCGCCTACCTTGGCCGCCTTGTAGTCGGCAGCCAGCTTCACCCCTTTGAAGGTGTTCTGGCGAATCTGGTAGGCCACGATCGGCTGATCGGCCACGGCCGCCTTGATGCGGCCCAGAGACAGGTCGCGGACCATCTCGGCGATCGAATCGTAGGTGCGCACTTCCTTGAAGATGCCCATCTTGTTGACCAGGTCGTAGAACGCGGTGCCCGCCTGGGCGCCGATCACTTCACCCTTCAACGCCGCCAGGTCGGGGTAGGCGGTGTTGTCGTCGGCACTGACGATCAGGCCTTCGCCGTAGGAATAGACCGGCGCGCTGAAGTCCACCACCTTGGCCCGCTCGTCGGTCTTGAGCATCCCTGCGGAAATGAAGTCCAGCTTGCCCGAGGTCAGGGACGGTATCAGCGCTGCGAAGTTGGTCTGCTCCATCTGAGTTCCGAAGCCACCGGCTTCACCGACCGCCTTGGCGATATCCACCATCATCCCCTGAATACTGTTGCTCTTGATGTCCAGGAAGGTGAAGGGTGAACCCGTGGCGGTTGCACCAACCTTGTACAGCGGTGCCTCGGCGGCGTGCACCAGGGATGCACCAAGGGTCAGGCAGATACCGAACGCGAAACGGCGAAACAGAGGGGAGAGGCTGTTCATCGGGTCACTCCAGAAGGGATCGGAAGGTGGAGACCGCCAGGCGGACTTGACCGAAGTCGCAAGCTCTATGCCATTTCACACCGAAATCATCGATTTTCAGTGACTGGAAATCGATAAACATCACATTCGTATCGGTATCCGATTTTCAGGCGCGTAAATTGCTGTCTCTTTGCTGTTGTCCGGGTCCATTCGCCGAATATTGCCTCGAGGCTCTCATGTCCGAAGATCGCAACAGCCTGTTCAATCAATCCCTGGAAAAAGGCTTGGCCGTGCTGCGTACATTCAGCGCCAAGCGCCGCAGCATGAGCCTGGCAGAGATCGCCGAAGCCTCGCACATGACCAAAAGCTCGGCCCAGCGCATGGTCTTCACCCTGGAAAGCCTGGGTTACCTTCGGAAACACTCGCGCACTCGGCATTACCAGCTGACACCCCATGTGCTGGAACTGGGCTTCAGCTACCTCGATGCTCATTCCCTGATCGAAGTCGGCAACCCGTTCCTGGCCGAACTCACCCGACTCACCGGCGAGACCGCCTGCCTGACCGAACCCACCGGCATGGAAATGACCTACATCGCGCGCTTCGTCAGCGCCCGTTTCGTACCCGTGCACATGCCCATCGGCAGCCGCGTGCCGATGTACTGCACCGGCTCCGGCCGCGCCTACCTCAGCGCCCTGCCCGAAGCCGAAGCGCTGGCGCTGGTGCAGGGCAGCACTCGCGTTGCCCACACCCCGCACACCCACACCGAGGTGGACGACATCATGGCTTCGCTGCAAACGGTGCGTGACTGCGGCTACGCCGTGAACACCCAGGAACTGTTCCTGGGCGACATGACCATCGCCGCCCCCGTCATCGGCGGCAACGGCCGGCCCGTAGCCGCCGTCCACGTGGTAGCCCCCACCAGCCGCTGGACCCGCGCCGACGCCGAAAGCCAACTGGCACCGGCCTTGATGCAGTGCGTGCAGGTGTTGAGCAATTCGGCGCGGAGTTTGGGGTAGGGGAAAATGGAGGCTGTACTCTAATATTGTGATATCGCCAAATTGGCGATACGATCAGGCATGTCTACCAAATATCGATTTCGCGATAAATACCGTATCGAGTTGCGGGAGAGAGACCATCTGCCTCCGCATGTGCACCTCACTGGCGGTGGTTTGGATGTCCAGATCAGTCTGGAACCCGTTGCAGTTACCCAAGGCAAAGCACCTCAGAAAATCTTGCAGGAAGCCTTGGCGTGGATCTCGGCCCATCAAGCCGAACTTTTGAAGGAGTGGAAGCAATGGCATCGATGAAACGCCCCCGCCTGCGGGCTGTGCAGGCACATCCAGGCGCCATACTTGATCTGACGTTTACCAGCGGTCAGCAATTTCGCCTCAACATGCATGACGATTT contains:
- a CDS encoding amino acid ABC transporter ATP-binding protein, which encodes MIQISGLQKNYGDHRVLHGVDLQVQKGEVVCLIGPSGSGKSTLLRCINALETYEGGSILAFGETVQRGSKTVHTLRSRMGMVFQRFNLFPHRTVLENVMEGPLYVKNEPAAQVRREALALLDKVGLAEKADAYPEQLSGGQQQRVAIARALAMKPEAMLFDEPTSALDPELVGDVLQVMRTLADEGMTMIVVTHEMGFAREVSDRVCFLHGDYLVETGPAEEVLGNPQHPRTQDFLRRVLHPTTSTRSQP
- the ehuD gene encoding ectoine/hydroxyectoine ABC transporter permease subunit EhuD, with the protein product MKLADFLQNAQDFLPILLQGAWVTIQITVLSFLLSSAIGLVLALLKLSSIRALSWAASTVINVIRGLPIIVQLFYIYFVLPDMGIHLTAFQAGVIGMGIAYSAYQAENFRTGIIAVDQGQREASEALGMRSFMMMRRVILPQAFRIALPPYGNTLVMMLKDSSLVSTITVAEMTRQGQLIASSTFQNMTVYTLVALLYLLMSLPLVYGLRRMEQRLSRRKKA
- a CDS encoding ABC transporter substrate-binding protein; this encodes MNSLSPLFRRFAFGICLTLGASLVHAAEAPLYKVGATATGSPFTFLDIKSNSIQGMMVDIAKAVGEAGGFGTQMEQTNFAALIPSLTSGKLDFISAGMLKTDERAKVVDFSAPVYSYGEGLIVSADDNTAYPDLAALKGEVIGAQAGTAFYDLVNKMGIFKEVRTYDSIAEMVRDLSLGRIKAAVADQPIVAYQIRQNTFKGVKLAADYKAAKVGDVCFVVRKGDSETLERLNKAIDTIKANGTLQGIVQKWGV
- a CDS encoding IclR family transcriptional regulator; this translates as MSEDRNSLFNQSLEKGLAVLRTFSAKRRSMSLAEIAEASHMTKSSAQRMVFTLESLGYLRKHSRTRHYQLTPHVLELGFSYLDAHSLIEVGNPFLAELTRLTGETACLTEPTGMEMTYIARFVSARFVPVHMPIGSRVPMYCTGSGRAYLSALPEAEALALVQGSTRVAHTPHTHTEVDDIMASLQTVRDCGYAVNTQELFLGDMTIAAPVIGGNGRPVAAVHVVAPTSRWTRADAESQLAPALMQCVQVLSNSARSLG
- a CDS encoding DUF4160 domain-containing protein, translating into MSTKYRFRDKYRIELRERDHLPPHVHLTGGGLDVQISLEPVAVTQGKAPQKILQEALAWISAHQAELLKEWKQWHR